From a region of the uncultured Draconibacterium sp. genome:
- a CDS encoding GH92 family glycosyl hydrolase: MSNIKVKEFALLSLVLVMFCMCSEPGTTKDNLAKHVDPIIGSGGHGHVFVGASVPFGGVQLGPSNIFKGWDWCSGYHYSDSIVIGFSHTHLSGTGGSDLGDVLLMPVHGNVSLNRGKQDDISDAYASYFTHDNEVVKPGYYSLLLDKYNINVELTATERVGVHKYTFPSENDNHVVIDLKEGNGDKSTDTYLKQVDSHTIEGYRFSKGWAKDQRLWFTLKSNQEIEKLEVYDDTTPAGEYVIKAKGAKGVISFAGNPKEVIFKVGISPISSENALANITAEAPDWNFHKIAKQAEEKWNHELSKVEIETADPVIKEIFYTAMFHSFIAPVLFNDADGSYRGTDKEVYSNPGFQNYSVFSLWDTYRTQHELLTIVQPERVNDFINSMLAIYQQQGKLPQWHLMGNETNAMLGYSAAPVVVDAWQKGFDGFDEELAFEALKASGTFQSQRGIAPLMKYGFIPREKAREATSVALENAIDDRSVAQMAKGLGKEEDFEYFFERSESYKSYFNKSTGFVHPRFADGSWASPYDPMESIHMTGDFSEGNGWQYTFLVPQDPEGLIELFGGDNKFIDKLDSLFTITGDMGEHASIDITGLIGMYAQGNEPCHHMAYLYAFAGQQWKTAEKIRYILDEFYTNEPDGLIGNEDCGQMSAWYVMSSLGFYPVNPSNGVYVFGSPLFDEAKINLPEEKTFTIQAENNSKENIYIQSVELNGQPYSKSYITHQDVMTGGVLKFIMGNKPNYKFGSLSADRPKSTL; the protein is encoded by the coding sequence ATGAGTAATATAAAGGTTAAAGAGTTTGCATTATTATCATTAGTACTAGTAATGTTTTGCATGTGTTCGGAACCGGGAACGACGAAGGATAATTTAGCCAAACACGTTGATCCAATTATCGGATCAGGAGGCCATGGGCATGTTTTTGTGGGAGCGAGTGTGCCTTTTGGTGGCGTTCAGTTAGGGCCAAGCAATATTTTTAAAGGTTGGGATTGGTGCTCAGGCTACCATTATTCCGACAGTATCGTAATTGGTTTTTCACATACGCACTTAAGCGGAACCGGCGGTTCTGATTTAGGTGATGTTCTGTTGATGCCCGTACACGGAAACGTGAGTTTAAATCGGGGAAAACAGGACGATATAAGCGATGCCTACGCTTCTTATTTTACCCATGATAATGAGGTGGTAAAACCGGGATACTATTCGCTGCTGCTGGATAAATACAACATCAATGTGGAGCTAACCGCTACCGAAAGAGTAGGCGTTCATAAATATACTTTCCCATCCGAAAATGATAATCATGTTGTTATCGATTTAAAAGAAGGAAACGGCGATAAATCAACCGATACCTATCTGAAACAAGTAGATTCACATACTATCGAAGGTTATCGTTTTTCAAAAGGCTGGGCCAAAGACCAGCGCCTTTGGTTTACACTGAAAAGCAATCAGGAAATTGAGAAGCTGGAGGTGTATGACGATACTACTCCGGCCGGCGAGTATGTTATAAAAGCAAAGGGTGCAAAAGGTGTAATTTCTTTTGCGGGTAATCCAAAAGAAGTGATTTTTAAAGTAGGTATTTCTCCGATAAGTTCGGAAAACGCTTTGGCCAATATAACAGCAGAAGCACCAGATTGGAATTTCCACAAAATAGCTAAACAGGCAGAGGAGAAATGGAATCACGAACTATCGAAAGTTGAAATCGAAACTGCAGATCCGGTAATAAAAGAAATTTTTTATACAGCGATGTTTCACTCGTTTATTGCCCCTGTTTTATTTAACGATGCCGATGGTAGTTATCGGGGTACCGATAAAGAAGTTTACAGCAATCCGGGATTTCAAAACTATTCGGTGTTTTCGTTGTGGGACACTTACCGCACACAGCATGAGCTGTTGACAATTGTTCAGCCGGAAAGGGTAAACGATTTTATAAATTCCATGTTGGCCATTTACCAGCAACAAGGCAAATTGCCGCAATGGCACCTTATGGGAAATGAAACCAATGCAATGTTGGGTTATAGTGCAGCCCCCGTTGTTGTTGATGCCTGGCAAAAAGGATTCGATGGGTTTGATGAAGAATTGGCTTTTGAAGCTTTAAAAGCATCAGGAACTTTTCAATCGCAACGCGGTATTGCACCGCTTATGAAATACGGCTTTATCCCAAGAGAGAAGGCTCGTGAAGCAACTTCTGTAGCGTTGGAAAATGCGATAGACGACCGAAGTGTAGCTCAAATGGCAAAAGGGCTTGGAAAAGAAGAAGACTTCGAATACTTTTTTGAAAGATCAGAATCTTATAAAAGTTACTTTAATAAAAGTACCGGTTTTGTTCATCCCCGCTTTGCTGATGGTTCGTGGGCATCTCCGTACGATCCAATGGAATCAATTCATATGACTGGCGATTTTTCGGAAGGAAATGGCTGGCAATACACTTTCCTGGTTCCGCAAGATCCGGAAGGACTGATCGAATTGTTTGGCGGCGACAATAAATTCATTGATAAACTTGATTCTTTATTTACAATTACCGGAGACATGGGAGAACATGCTTCTATTGATATTACAGGCTTAATTGGCATGTATGCGCAGGGAAATGAACCTTGCCACCACATGGCTTATCTTTATGCTTTCGCCGGACAACAATGGAAGACAGCAGAGAAAATCCGTTACATTCTTGATGAGTTTTACACCAATGAACCTGATGGATTAATAGGTAATGAAGACTGTGGGCAAATGTCTGCATGGTACGTAATGTCATCGCTCGGCTTTTATCCGGTCAATCCTTCAAATGGTGTGTATGTTTTTGGTAGTCCATTGTTCGACGAGGCCAAGATAAATCTTCCCGAAGAGAAAACTTTCACAATTCAGGCGGAAAACAACAGCAAAGAAAATATTTATATCCAGTCGGTTGAGCTAAATGGGCAACCTTATTCTAAAAGCTATATTACGCATCAGGACGTTATGACTGGCGGAGTTTTAAAATTCATTATGGGGAATAAACCTAATTACAAGTTCGGTTCATTATCCGCAGATAGGCCTAAGTCGACTTTGTAA
- a CDS encoding SGNH/GDSL hydrolase family protein — protein sequence MKRLLYFITLSLFLVTTVQAQDWPNIGRFKEANEKLINEGHDRSRVVFIGNSITEGWGKADPDFFSGHFINRGISGQVTPQMLIRFRSDVVDLNPAVVVILAGTNDIAGNKGPSTLNMILDNIKSMTEIAQHNSIKVLLCSVLPAYDYPWRPGKEPNLKIPALNKMIREYAKEANVGYVDCFTPMANNKNGMKKELTDDGVHPTSAGYNVMKPIIEQAIKEVL from the coding sequence ATGAAAAGATTATTGTATTTTATTACGTTATCACTGTTTCTGGTAACAACGGTTCAGGCTCAGGATTGGCCTAATATTGGTCGTTTTAAAGAAGCAAACGAAAAGCTAATAAACGAGGGACACGACCGCAGTCGGGTTGTTTTTATTGGGAACTCTATAACAGAGGGCTGGGGAAAAGCAGATCCTGATTTTTTCTCCGGACACTTCATAAATCGAGGCATTAGTGGTCAGGTAACTCCTCAAATGCTGATTCGGTTTCGATCGGATGTGGTTGATCTCAATCCTGCTGTAGTAGTCATTCTTGCCGGAACAAATGATATTGCCGGAAACAAGGGCCCATCAACACTTAATATGATATTGGACAACATCAAATCGATGACAGAAATTGCACAGCATAATAGCATTAAAGTTTTGCTTTGTTCTGTTTTGCCTGCATATGACTATCCGTGGAGACCGGGTAAAGAGCCAAACCTAAAAATCCCGGCATTAAACAAAATGATAAGGGAATACGCAAAAGAGGCAAATGTTGGCTATGTCGATTGTTTTACTCCAATGGCGAATAACAAAAATGGAATGAAGAAAGAACTTACAGACGATGGAGTGCACCCTACTTCTGCCGGTTATAACGTGATGAAACCGATTATTGAGCAAGCAATAAAAGAAGTATTATAA
- a CDS encoding sugar phosphate isomerase/epimerase, whose protein sequence is MKKLVFFLIIIAFASSVVNAEKRPEPQPAPEKKELFDIAMAGYTFAKFDIDKTIETMKRTDVRNLCIKDFHLPLKSSQDEIDTFLKKLEDNEIKGYAVGPIYMKSEAEIDQAFKYAKKVGVKLIVAVPEYDLLPYVDKKVKEYGFNIAIHLHGPDINKYPDARDVWDHVKDLDPRIGMCLDIGHDTRNGNDVVEDIKKYHTRIFDVHLKDVTGNTGKGYSVEVGRGIIDIPGVVKMLRKVKYSGMISLEHERNMDNPFLGIAESIGYIRGAIAATQK, encoded by the coding sequence ATGAAAAAGTTAGTATTTTTTTTGATCATAATAGCGTTTGCAAGTAGTGTTGTAAATGCTGAAAAACGTCCGGAGCCACAGCCGGCACCCGAGAAAAAAGAATTGTTTGATATCGCAATGGCTGGTTACACGTTTGCTAAATTCGATATTGATAAAACTATTGAAACGATGAAGCGCACAGATGTACGCAACTTGTGTATTAAAGATTTTCATCTGCCGCTTAAAAGTTCTCAGGATGAAATAGATACTTTTCTGAAAAAACTGGAGGATAATGAAATTAAAGGCTATGCAGTTGGTCCGATTTATATGAAATCTGAGGCTGAAATTGACCAGGCTTTTAAGTATGCAAAAAAAGTAGGAGTGAAGCTTATTGTTGCTGTTCCTGAGTATGATTTGTTGCCTTACGTTGATAAGAAGGTGAAAGAGTATGGTTTCAATATTGCGATTCATTTGCACGGGCCGGATATTAATAAATATCCTGATGCAAGAGATGTGTGGGATCATGTAAAAGATTTGGATCCAAGAATTGGAATGTGTCTGGATATTGGTCACGACACACGTAACGGGAACGATGTTGTTGAGGACATTAAAAAGTACCATACACGAATTTTTGATGTACACTTAAAAGATGTAACAGGCAACACCGGCAAAGGCTATTCAGTTGAAGTTGGCCGTGGAATTATTGATATCCCGGGTGTGGTTAAAATGCTCAGGAAAGTAAAATATAGCGGAATGATAAGTTTGGAGCACGAACGCAACATGGACAACCCTTTTTTGGGAATTGCTGAGTCAATAGGTTATATTCGGGGCGCAATTGCCGCTACTCAGAAATAG
- a CDS encoding GH92 family glycosyl hydrolase has product MIPILKKAMLISIAILSYSFARSEGMNNERVKQPVDFVNPYMGNISHLLVPTFPTIHLPNSMLRVYPERGDYTSVQLHALPLVVTSHRGSSAFRLSPFQGAENQLRPVVNYSYDQEKLTPYSYSVYLDEQQIQVDYGVSHQSAAYEIEFEKDAPSHLILSSGNGALNWDGKALSGYQWIANHTKVFIYLMPDEQPAGVSKLEDGKLAESTTMEGRNACLVLNYPKETKKLTIHYGISFIDENQAKANMEREVVGKSVVELQKEGREIWNNELSKISIKGGTTDERTVFYTSLYRCYERPVCISEDGRYYSAFDKSVHNDNGRPFYTDDWIWDSYRAHHPLRVLVDKKKEEDILNSFVRMSEQMDNFWWPTFPEITGDSRRMNSNHGVATVIDGYRKGVRNFDLEKAYEACKGAITEKTLAPWSGKPAGELDEFYKEHGYIPALYPGEKETIPEVSSGEKRQPVAVTLGTSYDEWCLSQIAEELGKKEDAAFFKKASYNYRNLFNEKTRFFHPKDKDGKFIEPFDYKFSGGMGARDYYGENNGWTYRWDVQHNIPDLIAWMGGEAQFVKELDRTFTESLGRSKYGFYAQLPDQTGNVGQFTMANEPSLHIPYLYNYAGQPWKTQKVIRKLIKEWFRNDLMGVPGDEDGGGMSAFVVFSAMGFYPVTPGIPGYSIGSPMFKRVLLRLENGKTFEIEAKNASDENKYIQSATLNGKKLSTPWLLHQAIENGGKLVVEMGPKANRSWGVE; this is encoded by the coding sequence ATGATACCTATTTTAAAAAAAGCAATGCTTATAAGCATTGCAATTCTTTCATATTCGTTTGCCCGAAGTGAAGGAATGAACAATGAAAGAGTAAAACAGCCAGTAGATTTTGTAAACCCGTACATGGGAAACATCAGCCACTTGTTGGTGCCAACATTCCCAACAATTCACTTACCCAACAGTATGTTACGTGTTTATCCAGAGCGTGGCGACTATACCAGTGTGCAATTACATGCTTTGCCCCTGGTAGTAACCAGTCATCGCGGAAGTTCTGCCTTTCGTTTAAGCCCGTTTCAGGGAGCCGAAAATCAGTTACGCCCGGTTGTAAATTACAGTTACGACCAGGAAAAACTTACACCTTATTCGTATTCTGTTTATCTGGATGAGCAACAAATTCAGGTTGATTATGGGGTATCGCATCAGTCGGCCGCTTACGAAATCGAGTTTGAAAAAGACGCACCTTCTCATTTGATTTTAAGTTCGGGGAATGGTGCATTAAATTGGGACGGTAAAGCATTAAGCGGTTACCAATGGATTGCTAATCATACAAAGGTTTTTATCTACCTGATGCCCGATGAGCAGCCTGCCGGCGTTTCGAAGTTGGAAGATGGTAAATTGGCTGAATCGACAACTATGGAAGGCCGAAATGCCTGCCTTGTTTTAAACTATCCAAAGGAAACAAAAAAGCTTACTATTCATTACGGAATTTCATTTATCGATGAAAATCAGGCCAAAGCCAATATGGAGCGTGAAGTGGTTGGAAAATCGGTTGTTGAACTCCAAAAGGAAGGCCGGGAAATTTGGAACAATGAACTTAGCAAAATAAGCATTAAGGGCGGTACTACCGACGAGAGAACTGTGTTTTACACTTCGCTGTATCGTTGCTACGAGCGTCCGGTTTGCATATCGGAAGACGGACGCTACTACAGTGCCTTTGATAAGAGCGTTCATAACGATAATGGTCGTCCGTTTTACACCGACGACTGGATTTGGGATTCGTATCGCGCGCATCATCCATTACGGGTTTTGGTTGATAAAAAGAAGGAGGAAGATATTCTGAATTCTTTTGTAAGAATGTCGGAACAGATGGATAACTTTTGGTGGCCAACCTTCCCTGAAATTACAGGCGACAGCCGCCGCATGAATTCCAATCACGGAGTTGCTACGGTTATTGATGGTTACCGGAAAGGAGTGAGAAATTTTGATCTGGAAAAAGCTTACGAGGCGTGTAAAGGGGCTATTACCGAAAAAACGCTGGCGCCGTGGTCGGGGAAACCTGCCGGCGAACTTGACGAATTTTACAAAGAACATGGCTATATCCCGGCTTTATATCCCGGCGAAAAAGAAACAATTCCGGAGGTTAGCTCGGGAGAAAAACGTCAGCCGGTTGCTGTAACTTTAGGCACTTCGTACGACGAATGGTGTTTATCGCAAATTGCCGAAGAATTAGGAAAGAAGGAGGATGCTGCTTTCTTTAAAAAAGCTTCATACAATTACCGCAACCTGTTTAACGAGAAAACCCGTTTTTTTCATCCAAAAGATAAAGATGGAAAATTCATAGAGCCTTTTGATTACAAATTCTCGGGCGGAATGGGAGCAAGAGACTATTACGGCGAAAATAATGGCTGGACTTACCGTTGGGATGTTCAGCATAATATCCCGGATTTGATTGCTTGGATGGGTGGAGAAGCACAATTTGTGAAAGAGCTTGATCGTACATTTACCGAATCACTCGGGCGTAGTAAGTATGGTTTTTATGCGCAGTTACCCGATCAAACTGGAAATGTGGGACAGTTTACCATGGCTAACGAACCCTCGTTGCATATTCCGTATTTATACAACTATGCCGGGCAGCCCTGGAAAACGCAGAAAGTTATACGGAAACTGATTAAAGAGTGGTTTAGAAACGATTTAATGGGAGTTCCCGGAGATGAGGATGGCGGAGGAATGTCGGCTTTTGTTGTTTTTTCTGCCATGGGATTTTACCCTGTAACACCTGGAATTCCAGGGTATTCGATTGGAAGCCCCATGTTTAAACGTGTTTTACTTCGTTTAGAAAATGGAAAAACCTTTGAAATAGAAGCAAAGAATGCTTCTGATGAAAATAAGTACATCCAGTCGGCAACATTAAACGGTAAAAAATTAAGTACGCCATGGCTGTTACACCAGGCCATTGAAAACGGTGGAAAACTGGTTGTAGAAATGGGGCCAAAAGCCAACAGATCGTGGGGAGTTGAATAA
- a CDS encoding glycoside hydrolase domain-containing protein — protein sequence MRRIALLQMIIIGILFVSSCSSEVSRPSIPKTDNSELINSVNVFLGTSGDHGQMSPSASYPFSMLSIGPVTSPHTHTGYEFYANKYEGFVHTHLEGVGCTGSGGNILIKPILNGNINTELIKEKQNGKPGYYEVLFENGIKSEMAVGHNFGLHKYHFQQNSNGLFIDLSYALSGRFVNEQHKVTESSISGWIDTKTTCSRGIYRIYFCLEVPGCQSIIEAGEHKFLIEVNNTADLQVYVGFSSVNTDYAKQRIQKKSFQQVRLSAEAQWNRLLNHIEVTGEDDRVDLFYSLLYRGLQAPYLISEDDGTYRAIDGSVQHTADAIYNGWAIWDNYREQLPMLSLFYPEKYEDIVKSITNLYPYGKDNWATKHEPSPTVRTEHAMVVLLDAWEKGYDVPLNEIKEFLLEEAEHLDYGSPDKALESSYDCWALSRILKITGDDALSEEYRQKAMEYEKYWLKDFADLTKNDIDRMQARGLYQGTIWQYRWFVPFDVEGLKELAGGEDVFLAQLDQFFDENNYNHANQPDLQVPGLYNATNQPWKSQKLFRELLLDTVVQCYFNNNSKGIDPYVGRIYKNQPRAYIRTMDDDAGTMSSWFVLRSVGLSAANVGEPVYYLTAPIFKSVKLNWGNGKTFTIRVENYYKDHFYIKSVELNGEVLSRNWLTHHEIVAGGELVIHTSDVPNKKWGIEKRQF from the coding sequence ATGAGGCGGATTGCGTTGTTGCAAATGATTATTATCGGTATTTTGTTCGTTTCTTCTTGTTCTTCAGAAGTGAGTAGACCGAGTATTCCGAAAACAGATAACAGTGAATTAATCAATTCAGTAAATGTATTTCTCGGAACATCCGGCGATCATGGGCAAATGTCGCCATCTGCCTCATATCCCTTTAGTATGCTGAGTATTGGCCCGGTAACTTCGCCACATACGCATACTGGTTACGAGTTTTACGCCAACAAGTACGAAGGTTTTGTACATACGCATCTCGAAGGTGTTGGGTGTACGGGGTCCGGTGGAAATATTCTGATAAAACCAATTTTAAACGGAAATATTAATACCGAACTCATTAAAGAAAAACAAAATGGAAAGCCGGGGTATTACGAGGTTTTATTCGAAAACGGGATAAAGTCGGAAATGGCTGTAGGGCATAATTTTGGCCTTCATAAGTATCACTTTCAGCAAAATAGCAACGGATTGTTTATTGATCTTTCTTATGCATTGTCAGGCCGATTTGTAAACGAGCAACATAAGGTTACGGAAAGCTCCATTAGTGGCTGGATTGATACTAAGACAACTTGCAGCCGCGGAATATACCGGATTTACTTTTGTCTGGAAGTGCCGGGATGTCAATCGATTATTGAAGCAGGCGAACATAAATTTCTGATTGAAGTGAATAATACTGCGGATCTTCAGGTTTATGTCGGCTTTTCATCTGTAAATACCGATTATGCCAAACAACGAATTCAAAAGAAAAGTTTTCAGCAAGTTCGTTTGAGTGCGGAGGCACAATGGAACAGGCTTTTAAACCACATTGAAGTAACCGGAGAAGACGATAGAGTAGACTTATTTTATTCGTTGTTGTACCGGGGCCTGCAAGCTCCTTACCTGATTTCGGAAGACGATGGAACTTACCGAGCCATTGATGGTTCGGTTCAACATACCGCTGATGCCATTTACAATGGTTGGGCCATATGGGATAATTACCGCGAACAGCTTCCGATGCTTTCATTGTTTTATCCCGAAAAATATGAAGATATAGTAAAATCTATCACAAATCTATATCCATACGGAAAAGATAATTGGGCAACAAAACACGAGCCATCTCCAACAGTTCGTACCGAGCATGCAATGGTTGTTTTGTTAGATGCCTGGGAAAAAGGTTATGATGTTCCTTTAAATGAGATTAAAGAATTTTTGCTTGAAGAAGCGGAGCATCTGGATTATGGTTCGCCAGACAAAGCACTTGAATCGAGTTATGATTGCTGGGCACTTTCCCGAATTTTAAAAATTACCGGAGACGATGCTCTCAGCGAAGAATACCGGCAAAAGGCCATGGAATATGAAAAGTATTGGTTGAAAGATTTTGCAGATTTGACCAAAAACGATATTGACAGAATGCAGGCCCGAGGATTGTATCAGGGAACGATTTGGCAATATCGCTGGTTTGTTCCTTTTGATGTTGAAGGGCTAAAAGAGTTGGCCGGTGGCGAAGATGTTTTTTTAGCGCAGCTCGATCAGTTTTTTGATGAGAACAATTACAATCATGCCAATCAGCCCGATCTTCAGGTTCCGGGATTATACAACGCAACAAACCAACCCTGGAAATCACAAAAATTATTTAGAGAATTATTGCTTGATACCGTTGTTCAGTGCTACTTTAATAACAACAGTAAAGGAATTGACCCGTATGTAGGGCGCATTTACAAAAACCAACCTCGTGCCTATATACGCACCATGGACGATGATGCGGGTACGATGTCATCGTGGTTTGTTTTGCGGAGCGTCGGGTTATCGGCCGCCAATGTTGGTGAGCCGGTGTATTACCTTACAGCACCTATTTTCAAGTCGGTTAAATTAAATTGGGGAAATGGTAAAACTTTTACGATCAGAGTTGAGAATTACTATAAGGATCATTTCTATATAAAAAGTGTTGAATTGAATGGCGAAGTGCTAAGCCGTAACTGGTTAACCCATCATGAGATCGTGGCGGGAGGTGAGCTGGTTATTCATACTTCGGATGTACCAAATAAAAAATGGGGGATTGAAAAACGGCAGTTTTAA
- a CDS encoding Gfo/Idh/MocA family oxidoreductase, producing MTNRRKFIKQSAIATAAVGVAPGLLNACASPAEQVNVALIGCRSMGFSNLRSFLREENNVACVALCDVDSNVLEKRAAEVEKMTGKRPHTYADFRDVLDNKEVHAVIIGTPDHWHAIMMMMALDAGKHVYVEKPMGHSIEECNAMVAAQAKHPELYCQVGMWQRSSKHWFEASEIVKSGLLGDVHLVKAWIYKGYDTAYPVMEDSIAPDYVDYDMWLGPAPKRPFNMNRFHYNFRWWWDYAGGAMTDWGVHLLDFALYAMDADMPESISPGGGIFYHKPGAIETPDIQQAIYQYPKHTMIWECGLNPGIGPYQKAHGIAFVGQKGTLVVTRSGYEILPDHSSELKGPFFEAKARKEYGDGLDEHVQNLLSCIRKGGTLNAPVEVGAKTAIVSEMGNMAYRVGQRIYWNNGAQSFNEAAANDLMKLNYNKDWQLPKV from the coding sequence ATGACTAATAGAAGAAAATTTATTAAACAATCGGCTATCGCCACAGCAGCAGTTGGTGTTGCTCCGGGACTTTTAAATGCCTGTGCATCGCCTGCCGAGCAGGTAAATGTGGCGCTTATCGGTTGTCGTTCCATGGGATTTAGCAACCTCCGAAGTTTTTTGCGCGAGGAAAATAATGTGGCTTGTGTGGCACTTTGCGATGTTGACAGTAATGTACTGGAGAAAAGAGCTGCCGAAGTTGAAAAGATGACGGGTAAGCGACCGCATACTTACGCCGATTTCAGAGATGTATTGGATAACAAAGAAGTACATGCGGTAATTATCGGTACTCCCGACCACTGGCATGCCATAATGATGATGATGGCTCTGGATGCAGGAAAACACGTATACGTGGAAAAACCGATGGGGCACAGTATTGAAGAATGTAACGCAATGGTGGCTGCCCAGGCCAAACATCCCGAATTATATTGCCAGGTAGGTATGTGGCAACGCAGCTCAAAACATTGGTTTGAGGCTTCGGAGATTGTGAAATCAGGATTACTTGGCGATGTTCATTTGGTAAAAGCTTGGATTTACAAAGGTTACGATACGGCGTATCCGGTAATGGAAGATTCCATTGCGCCGGATTATGTCGATTATGATATGTGGCTGGGACCGGCGCCCAAACGTCCGTTTAATATGAATCGTTTTCATTATAATTTCCGCTGGTGGTGGGATTATGCCGGTGGAGCAATGACCGATTGGGGCGTTCACCTCCTTGATTTTGCTTTGTACGCTATGGATGCCGATATGCCTGAGTCCATTTCTCCGGGCGGCGGTATTTTTTACCACAAGCCGGGAGCCATTGAAACCCCCGATATTCAGCAAGCCATTTATCAATATCCAAAACATACTATGATTTGGGAATGTGGTTTAAATCCGGGAATCGGACCGTACCAAAAAGCGCATGGTATTGCTTTTGTCGGGCAAAAAGGAACTTTGGTGGTTACGCGAAGTGGTTACGAAATTTTACCCGATCACAGCAGTGAGTTGAAAGGGCCGTTTTTTGAAGCTAAAGCCCGGAAAGAATATGGCGATGGTTTGGATGAGCACGTGCAAAACCTGCTTTCGTGTATACGAAAAGGCGGCACTTTAAATGCACCTGTTGAAGTAGGCGCAAAAACAGCTATTGTTTCAGAGATGGGAAATATGGCTTATCGTGTTGGCCAGCGTATTTACTGGAATAATGGGGCGCAGTCGTTTAACGAGGCAGCAGCCAACGATTTGATGAAACTGAATTACAATAAAGACTGGCAATTGCCAAAGGTTTAA
- a CDS encoding V-type ATP synthase subunit K, with translation MTTAVILAYIGLAIMLIFSGIGSAVGVSKGGNATVGALKKKPDKFGSYLLLSALPGTQGLYGFAGFFIINSQGIITAEMTMLQGVAIMAAGLTLGFVGFFSALNQGGVTSNGIAGIGSGHDIFGKTMVLAVFPELYAIIAFAATFLISMNL, from the coding sequence ATGACAACTGCAGTTATTTTAGCCTATATAGGTTTGGCGATAATGCTTATTTTTTCAGGAATTGGAAGTGCTGTTGGTGTCTCAAAAGGAGGAAATGCCACAGTTGGCGCCTTGAAGAAGAAACCCGACAAATTTGGTAGTTACCTACTGTTGAGCGCCTTGCCGGGAACGCAGGGATTATATGGTTTTGCCGGTTTTTTTATCATTAACAGTCAGGGAATAATTACTGCCGAAATGACCATGCTGCAAGGAGTAGCCATTATGGCTGCCGGTTTAACACTGGGTTTTGTTGGATTCTTCTCGGCACTTAACCAGGGAGGAGTAACATCAAACGGAATTGCCGGCATTGGCTCAGGACACGATATTTTTGGAAAAACAATGGTACTGGCCGTATTCCCTGAATTGTATGCGATTATTGCGTTCGCCGCAACTTTTTTAATTAGCATGAATTTGTAA